Within Theileria orientalis strain Shintoku DNA, chromosome 4, complete genome, the genomic segment CACTGCCTGGTATAGTTAAGAGCAGTATAGCTCTTCCAGATGCACATTCTGGTACAGTTTAAAGtaaacacataaatttaatgcaGGTTACGGCTTTTCTATCGGAAACGTTGCAGCTTTTGATATGGATAACTGCAATTCGGTGGTATCTCCAGGGGGAGTTGGCTTCGATATTAACTGTGGAGTCCGGCTACTGCGAACAGGTTTACTATATAAGGATATTGAGCCTATAAAGGAGCAGCTGGTTCAAAAACTGTTTGATTTGATCCCAGTGGGTGTTGGATGCCAAGGTCAAATACCATGTGATAGTAACGGTGTGTATTGTTATTCACACAGATATTGCgtataaatagaataaGAAGTGTCCACTTATATGTTAGCATTGAATAGGGGGGTtgtataattgtattatagaCTTGGACGATATACTGGAATACGGGATGGACTGGTCAGTATCGTCCGGGTACTCGTGGGCCGAAGACAAGGAGCACTGTGAAGAATTCGGCAGGATGGTTCAGGCAGATCCCACAGTTGTGTCATTCAGGGCTAAAAAGAGAGGGCTGTCGCAAATAGGAACACTTGGCGCTGGAAACCACTACGCGGAGGTCCAGGTACTGTTATACTGGCTACAATATCAATGATTGTCTTTGTGATCGCTATTATgcttaaaataatacattatCCAGGTCGTCGAGGAGATATACGATGAATACAGTGCCAAGGTCATGGGAATCGATAGGATCGGCCAAGTGTGTGTGATGATGCACACTGGGTCCAGAGGGCTGGGCCACCAAGTTGCTTCAGATGCACTGGTGGATATGGAGAACAGCCTAAACAAGTCTAAGATAAAGGTAAACGATAAGCAGTTGGCATGCGCAAGAATCCACTCCGAGGAGGGGAGGAAATACATCAAAGCGATGGCGGCGGCTGCCAACTACGCCTGGGTCAACAGGAGTGTGATGACGCACCTGGCCAGGAAGTCCTTCGAGGAGGTGCTTAGGGAATCGGCCGACGACCTGGATATGCACGTAGTTTACGACGTTTCGCACAACATTGCTAAGATCGAGGTACGCCTTAGTTTGCTTTAACTGCCAACCGCAGGACCACATGATCGACGggaagctgaagaggcTCCTCCTCCACAGGAAGGGGTCGACGAGGGCCTTTCCGCCCTACCACCCGCTTATATCGGCGGATTTCCAGCACATTGGGCAGCCGGTGCTCGTTGGTGGCACCATGGGCACCTGCTCGTACGTGTTGACAGGGACTCAGCTGGCCATGGACCTAACGCTAGGGTCCACCTGCCACGGATCAGGTAAGTCAATCGGTAGCAGATGTgcttttaaaattaccaCTAACGGTCCATAGACTATACGACCGAATAGTTATTTATGCCCTTGGccttgtttaaatttattccGATCATGATATCGCCCTTAGGGAGGACTTTGAGCAGGAACAAGAGCAGAAGGACTCTGGATTATCAAGATGTGTTAAACAATttgaaggaaaagggaaTTTCGGTAAGTTCAGAGCTTTTTTATAGAATGTTTTCTGCTTTTCGCGCCTAACACCCATGAATCTAATTCCTTTTTTAGATTAGAGTTGCGTCTCCCAAGCTTGTCACTGAAGAGGCTCCCGAGTCCTATAAGGATGTGTCTGAAGTTGTCCAGGTAACTTTGCAGCAAACAGTGATAAAAACTAGTTCAGACCTGCCACGACTGTGGAATCTCAAAGAAGTGTGTTAAATTGCGGCCCGTTGCCGTGATCAAGGGATGATCCGATAAATAACACGGATCTACAAATGTTATTGAAGAGCGcagaaatatttaaatatcgTTTCATGGTGCtgatgtgtgtatttagtTTCTGTGCCTACTCATTATTCGTTCATTCTCGTTCATCGCCCCCATTACACCGGGTAAGGGTAGTGGAATGGCTGTTTACTTCAGAACACTTTCACGTTTGATGAATAGAATCGAGGAATCTGATTTTGTAGTAAAGTTTTTACATAGTTGACCAGtttgtttaattattcCAGTTCATTCTACGGGGAATTAGTGCGATACAGAGATATGTGATTTTTTATAGTATTGTAATATAAGAGGGTCTGTACaataagtttatatttaaaatggtagTGAAGGTTAATTGGACCAAAACAGTAATCGCATCTGGTAGGTTGGCCCTTGCTTATTAGTTTTTAGGTCTTTTTGCGGCCACCGCAGTTTTTCTATATTATCTTTTCAAGAatgacgaggaggagccTGAAGAGTTCGATTCCTATAAGCAGAGTCATACTCCGCCAGCTTTATCGACGAGCAGAGCAGAGAAGGTATGTCATAGCCAGTTTTAGTGACACATTACAGCAGCTATGTGTTTTTGTACCTTTTTTATCAGTGCCCACAAAAGGGATTTTATAgttatacataaattgctaagtgattaaaaataaaatactaatTGGTCTTTGGACGCATATTTAGGTagtagtgtgtattagCGTTATCTTTCAAAATGTTTTAGATATCCAAGAAGGAGTGTATTGAGCTGCTTAAGAAAATAGCGGACAGTCAGGAGGACACAAAGACGTTGATGTCCACAGTCGTGGACGAGCTGCTTtcgaagaagctgaagtcGAGCCTGATCGACGTGTACCAGAGGTGCTGCTCCGCGATCCCGCCGGACCCACTCGAGAGCGAGGGGCTCACGCTGTTCGACCTGGACCACGTGGTCGACAGGTACCAGAACGACCCTACG encodes:
- a CDS encoding uncharacterized protein (SJCHGC04301 protein) gives rise to the protein MKKTVKYEDQLDYIQKSNEVKNLFVIKKGFVPNMNVEGHLFANENLSKLLFDELRQFTDEPGSFLPALKQLANVAALPGIVKSSIALPDAHSGYGFSIGNVAAFDMDNCNSVVSPGGVGFDINCGVRLLRTGLLYKDIEPIKEQLVQKLFDLIPVGVGCQGQIPCDSNDLDDILEYGMDWSVSSGYSWAEDKEHCEEFGRMVQADPTVVSFRAKKRGLSQIGTLGAGNHYAEVQVVEEIYDEYSAKVMGIDRIGQVCVMMHTGSRGLGHQVASDALVDMENSLNKSKIKVNDKQLACARIHSEEGRKYIKAMAAAANYAWVNRSVMTHLARKSFEEVLRESADDLDMHVVYDVSHNIAKIEDHMIDGKLKRLLLHRKGSTRAFPPYHPLISADFQHIGQPVLVGGTMGTCSYVLTGTQLAMDLTLGSTCHGSGKSIGSRCAFKITTNGP